From the genome of Methanobrevibacter sp. TMH8, one region includes:
- a CDS encoding sugar phosphate isomerase/epimerase translates to MKIGVSTLAINNNELYENLKILEELNIDYIEILLEYPNSNIDTDLLNSFNFTYTVHSPIIDLNIASLNKSIQMTSINEIVKSIGLANSLDSDIVVVHPGSVPFLARNHLDKVLAKCRESLVTLDNYAKDNGVSLAVENMPNIDSFLYKDINELNKLLNNLDMSMTLDIGHGAVTGFSENQMYFDSVKHIHLSDNNHDHDMHYGLGEGSIDFKTIIDIFEKNKYDGIYVIEVNNMESVIKSIEYLKKLNI, encoded by the coding sequence ATGAAAATAGGAGTATCAACTTTAGCTATCAATAATAATGAATTATATGAAAATTTAAAAATTCTTGAAGAATTGAATATAGATTATATTGAAATATTACTAGAATATCCAAATTCTAACATTGATACTGATCTTTTAAATTCATTTAATTTTACTTATACAGTTCATTCTCCTATAATTGATTTAAATATAGCTTCATTAAACAAATCAATTCAAATGACTTCTATTAATGAGATTGTTAAATCTATTGGTTTAGCTAATAGTCTTGATAGTGATATTGTTGTAGTTCATCCAGGATCTGTTCCTTTTTTGGCTCGTAATCATCTTGACAAAGTTTTAGCTAAGTGCCGTGAATCACTTGTAACTTTAGATAATTATGCAAAAGATAATGGTGTATCTTTAGCTGTTGAGAATATGCCAAATATTGATAGTTTTCTTTATAAAGATATTAATGAATTAAATAAATTATTGAACAATTTGGATATGTCTATGACTCTTGATATTGGTCATGGTGCTGTTACTGGGTTTTCAGAAAATCAAATGTATTTTGATTCAGTTAAACACATACATCTATCAGATAATAACCATGATCATGATATGCACTATGGTTTAGGTGAAGGATCTATTGATTTTAAAACTATTATCGATATTTTTGAGAAAAATAAATATGATGGAATATATGTTATTGAAGTAAATAACATGGAATCAGTTATTAAAAGTATTGAATATTTAAAAAAATTGAATAT